The DNA region GTAAGTAATCCCGTCAACCGTCGATGCATCAACGGTGCACGTTGCCCTTATCCAGTTTTTTGCTGAAATCTCTGTGAGAGCCCCGGGGAGAAGGAGCAGGCAGCACAGCAGAGAAGTGATGCCCGTCAATGCCATGAGTATCCTGCCTATAAGGCAGCCCGCGGTTTTCCTGTTTTCGCAGTATTCCTCATAGGACTTGTTTGCCTCTTCTATTGAGCTTCCTATATTATCTATCATGTCATCTGCGCCCATAGCTCCAACCTCCGGAGAATTATTTTTTCAAGACATGGTTCATTATGGGACACGACGAATCCTTTTGTAGAGGTGATCAGCCTGTTTTCATTCTTTTCAGGAGAGCACCCTATGACAGGCAGTCTTTTATGATAAGAGCACAACATTCCCGGGGATAAGGAAAAGGAATTGATGAGGGAAATACCGTAATAATTTCTTGCTGATTCGCGGGTATGGCAGAAAGTAAATTAATTTGCGTACAGAGGGAGGGGAAACCGCTATGATGAGAGGTGACTGGAAGCTCA from Candidatus Eremiobacterota bacterium includes:
- a CDS encoding DUF3592 domain-containing protein, encoding MGADDMIDNIGSSIEEANKSYEEYCENRKTAGCLIGRILMALTGITSLLCCLLLLPGALTEISAKNWIRATCTVDASTVDGITYRYRYMGREHQSSTYSLSGRGVNLMRRFPRDSETTCYVNPNNPAQAVLDTSVPSESYLVIGYSFVFIILLLFIGYTFFLGKKK